In Raphanus sativus cultivar WK10039 chromosome 5, ASM80110v3, whole genome shotgun sequence, the following proteins share a genomic window:
- the LOC108833406 gene encoding vesicle-associated protein 2-2, whose product MPLLDIQPRTLKFPVDLKKQTTCMVQLTNTTDRYVAFKVKTTSPKKYCVRPNVGVVAPNSSCEFSVIMQAFKEPPPDLACKDKFLIQSTAVPADTTDEDITASMFSKAEGKHIEENKLRVTLVMPSDSPEPSPVKGTLKQEAVFEDSMLKDGLYGQSETLPPPQYESEIVKEPRMVGHDELKASYGAKELVQPKDFIEDVNPANDLKPTRTLDTPTNMAMENQGFTNGMTSANGVTYPDEPKMLEKRDGQKIKASDELKLVKDIEEMKLKVNALESKLKQADSTISKLMEERSIGSQHRESLQQELAEMRTKKIVKEKHIGFPLLFVCVVAFINIVLGYSLRT is encoded by the exons ATGCCTCTCTTGGATATTCAACCACGAACTTTGAAGTTTCCAG TTGATCTGAAGAAGCAGACTACCTGCATGGTACAGCTTACCAATACAACTGATCGTTATGTCGCGTTCAAG GTCAAAACTACATCACCAAAGAAGTACTGTGTCCGTCCAAATGTTGGCGTTGTTGCACCAAATTCATCCTGTGAATTCTCTG TCATTATGCAAGCTTTCAAAGAACCACCTCCAGATCTGGCTTGCAAAGATAAATTCTTAATCCAGAGTACTGCTGTGCCTGCGGACACAACTGATGAAGACATCACAGCTAGCATG TTCTCCAAAGCGGAAGGCAAACACATAGAGGAAAACAAACTGAGAGTCACTCTCGTGATGCCCTCCGACTCACCTGAACCATCTCCAGTTAAGGGGACACTGAAGCAGGAAGCAGTATTTGAAGATTCCATGCTCAAGGATGGGTTATATGGTCAATCAGAGACACTTCCTCCTCCACAATAT GAGAGTGAGATTGTAAAGGAGCCTAGGATGGTTGGGCATGATGAGCTAAAGGCATCCTATGGTGCAAAGGAGTTGGTGCAACCAAAGGATTTTATTGAAGATGTGAATCCTGCTAATGACTTAAAGCCAACACGTACTTTGGATACTCCCACGAATATGGCCATGGAGAATCAAGGGTTTACTAATGGAATGACTTCAGCTAACGGTGTGACTTATCCTGATGAACCAAAGATGCTTGAGAAAAGAGATGGTCAGAAGATCAAAGCATCGGATGAACTTAAGTTGGTTAAAGACATTGAGGAGATGAAGCTGAAGGTCAATGCTCTTGAATCGAAGCTAAAACAG GCTGATTCAACCATTTCGAAGCTAATGGAGGAGCGGTCCATAGGATCCCAACATAGAGAAAGCTTGCAACAAGAGCTG GCGGAAATGAGGacgaagaagatagtgaaagaaAAGCACATTGGGTTTCCTCTGCTGTTTGTATGCGTGGTGGCGTTCATCAACATTGTTCTCGGGTATAGTCTGCGCACTTGA
- the LOC108856652 gene encoding superoxide dismutase [Cu-Zn] 1, which yields MGKGVAVLNSSEGVKGTIFFTQEGNGATTVTGTVSGLKPGLHGFHVHALGDTTNGCMSTGPHFNPDGKTHGAPEDANRHAGDLGNITVGDDGTATFTITDSQIPLDGPNSIVGRAVVVHADPDDLGKGGHELSLATGNAGGRVACGIIGLQG from the exons ATGGGCAAGGGAGTTGCAGTGTTGAACAGCAGCGAGGGTGTCAAGGGGACCATCTTCTTCACCCAGGAAGGAAATG GTGCCACCACTGTGACTGGAACTGTTTCTGGCCTTAAGCCTGGTCTCCATGGTTTCCATGTCCATGCTCTTGGTGACACCACTAATGGTTGCATGTCCACCG GTCCGCATTTCAACCCTGATGGTAAAACCCACGGTGCACCAGAGGATGCTAATCGTCATGCTGGAGATCTAGGAAACATAACTGTTGGGGATGatg GAACTGCCACCTTCACAATCACTGACAGCCAG ATACCTCTTGATGGACCTAACTCTATTGTTGGAAGGGCTGTTGTTGTCCACGCAGACCCTGATGACCTCGGAAAGG gAGGCCATGAACTCAGCTTGGCTACTGGAAACGCAGGAGGCCGTGTTGCTTGTG GTATTATTGGTCTTCAGGGCTAA
- the LOC108863607 gene encoding F-box protein At1g47340-like, translated as MISDSLPTKLNLEILLRLPAKSVARFRCVSKQWASILGGGQEYYKDLLLTKSSAQPRLLFGIEENGKWSIFSSPQHLLSPNEKLSSSSLVVTPEFHMKFPPEDMTIYNCAHGLPFGYASGLLYFYVDKEQWSYYGRRPMICNPKTGRYEALPFILRYRKTYSFFGFDPVYKQFKVLFMAYPFGPDDHRIMTLGTAGMRWRKIKCSLRHECVSSGICINGVLYYLGDLSRCTKKSEEVDRFVIVCFDVRSEEFKFIYQESSCELINYKGKLGLVYYGDQISDNAIELRVCVLEDLEKQEWSKYAYTLRDDRFFNLRGVSVVGVDSSTGEIILSMAEYTSKRPFYVFYFNPETNTLQRVEIQGFGEHHDESCDEPSSVYVFADRVDDLNVHDSKLLKSSISVPYVYREESEEEDEDCYDRYGFRCFSGKRKKKEQMNMNELEKEYEDRDDEDDDDDDQWS; from the coding sequence ATGATTTCAGATTCTCTACCTACTAAACTCAACCTCGAAATATTATTGAGATTACCAGCAAAGTCAGTCGCGAGGTTTCGTTGCGTGTCCAAACAATGGGCATCAATACTTGGTGGTGGTCAAGAGTACTACAAAGATTTGCTCCTGACCAAGTCCTCGGCTCAGCCGCGTCTCTTATTCGGCATCGAAGAAAACGGTAAGTGGAGCATCTTCTCGTCACCTCAACATCTTCTGAGTCCAAACGAGAAGctttcatcatcatctcttgTAGTTACCCCGGAGTTTCATATGAAGTTCCCGCCAGAAGATATGACGATATATAATTGTGCTCACGGACTTCCGTTTGGATATGCCTCTGGTTTGTTATATTTCTATGTTGACAAGGAGCAATGGTCATACTACGGTAGAAGGCCTATGATATGTAACCCTAAAACGGGACGGTACGAGGCATTACCTTTTATCTTGAGGTACCGGAAGACGTATAGCTTTTTTGGGTTTGATCCGGTTTACAAGCAGTTCAAGGTATTGTTCATGGCTTATCCATTTGGTCCTGATGATCATAGAATAATGACACTAGGAACTGCGGGAATGAGGTGGAGAAAGATCAAATGTTCCTTACGGCATGAGTGTGTGAGTTCAGGGATTTGCATTAATGGGGTTTTGTATTACTTAGGTGACTTGTCTCGGTGTACTAAAAAGTCTGAGGAGGTAGACCGTTTTGTGATAGTGTGCTTTGATGTTAGGTCTGAAGAATTCAAGTTCATTTATCAAGAAAGCTCTTGCGAATTGATAAACTACAAGGGCAAATTAGGTTTGGTTTATTATGGTGATCAAATATCTGATAATGCCATTGAGTTACGTGTGTGCGTTCTAGAGGATCTGGAGAAACAGGAATGGTCTAAGTATGCCTACACTTTGAGGGATGATAGATTCTTCAATCTGCGTGGCGTTTCCGTCGTCGGAGTGGATTCCTCTACGGGTGAAATTATCTTGTCAATGGCCGAGTATACATCTAAACGACCGTTTTATGTTTTCTACTTCAACCCCGAAACGAATACTCTCCAACGTGTTGAAATCCAAGGCTTTGGAGAACACCATGATGAATCCTGCGATGAACCTAGTAGTGTCTATGTCTTTGCAGACCGTGTAGATGATCTTAATGTTCACGATTCAAAGCTACTCAAGTCAAGCATCTCTGTTCCATACGTTTATAGAGAAGAatcagaggaagaagacgaagactGTTATGATAGGTATGGTTTTCGTTGTTTTTCTggtaaaaggaagaagaaagagcaGATGAACATGAATGAACTTGAAAAAGAATATGAGGATAGAGACgacgaggatgatgatgatgatgatcaatgGAGTTAG